Proteins found in one Physeter macrocephalus isolate SW-GA chromosome 17, ASM283717v5, whole genome shotgun sequence genomic segment:
- the CEACAM1 gene encoding cell adhesion molecule CEACAM1, giving the protein MEPRLAPACRGCIPWNGLLLAVSLVTFWNLPTTAQPTIELVPFNAAEGMDVLLLVHNVTGDLLGYGWYRGEGVESNQLIASCRTDGSANATGPAHSGRETIYLNGSLLFQNVTQNDTGYYTLLITKNDLQTESVTGQLRVYPVLPSPVITSNNSSPVEQDTVVLTCGPETQNTYMWWINNQSLPNSTRLELSEDNRTLTLFRVTRDDTGPYMCETRNPVSVSRSDPFTLNVIYPVAQPSIEASNTTVTEHENTVVLTCRTNDTGISICWFFNGQSLLLTERMKLSPDNSTLTINPVRREDAGDYQCEVSNEANSSKSDPLRLDVKYDSTQVSSSGLSGGAIAGIVIGVVAGVALIAALVYFLYIKKTEGASDQRDLTEHKSSDHDQSHSHSDNSPNKIDEVAYSALNFNAQESKKPTSASPSATETVYSEVKNK; this is encoded by the exons ATGGAGCCCCGCTTAGCCCCTGCCTGCAGAGGGTGCATCCCCTGGAACGGGCTCCTGCTGGCAG TCTCACTCGTAACCTTCTGGAACCTGCCCACCACTGCGCAACCCACTATCGAACTGGTGCCCTTCAATGCTGCAGAAGGCATGGATGTTCTTCTACTTGTCCACAATGTGACAGGGGATCTTCTAGGCTATGGCTGGTACAGAGGAGAAGGGGTAGAGAGCAACCAACTAATTGCATCATGTAGAACAGACGGTAGTGCAAATGCCACTGGGCCTGCACACAGCGGTCGAGAGACAATATACCTCAATGGATCCCTGCTGTTCCAGAACGTCACCCAGAACGACACAGGATACTACACCCTGCTCATTACAAAGAATGatttacagactgaaagtgtaaCTGGACAACTCCGCGTATACC CGGTGTTACCCTCACCCGTCATCACCAGCAACAACTCCAGCCCCGTGGAGCAGGACACTGTAGTGTTAACATGCGGACCTGAGACTCAGAACACCTACATGTGGTGGATCAACAATCAGAGCCTCCCCAACAGCACCAGGCTGGAGCTGTCTGAGGACAACAGGACTCTCACTTTATTCCGTGTCACAAGGGATGACACAGGACCCTATATGTGTGAAACTCGGAACCCAGTGAGTGTCAGCCGCAGTGACCCGTTCACCCTGAATGTCATCT ACCCAGTGGCACAGCCCTCCATCGAAGCCAGCAACACCACAGTCACAGAACATGAGAATACCGTGGTCCTGACCTGCCGCACAAATGACACTGGGATCTCCATATGCTGGTTCTTCAATGGCCAGAGTCTACTGCTCACAGAGAGGATGAAGCTGTCCCCAGACAACAGCACCCTCACCATCAACCCCGTCAGGAGGGAGGATGCCGGGGATTATCAGTGTGAGGTCTCCAACGAGGCCAATTCCAGCAAAAGTGACCCCCTCAGGCTGGATGTGAAAT ATGATTCAACACAAGTAAGTTCTTCTGGCCTCTCAGGTGGTGCTATTGCCGGCATCGTGATTGGAGTCGTGGCTGGGGTTGCTCTGATAGCAGCCTTGGTGTATTTTCTGTACATCAAAAAAACTGAAGG GGCAAGTGACCAGCGCGATCTCACAGAGCACAAATCCTCAGACCACGACCAGA GTCACAGCCATTCTGACAATTCACCTAACAAG